Genomic DNA from Telopea speciosissima isolate NSW1024214 ecotype Mountain lineage chromosome 2, Tspe_v1, whole genome shotgun sequence:
CTTACCGAaccaaaagaaaaccaaaaagccatagttgtcaaatCACTAGGCAAACCAAGGCGGTCGAGGGGGGTAAAAAATTAAGGCGATACCAACTAGGCGgcgacgcctaggcgaccaCCTATAAACAAAGGTGGCTAGGATGCCTAGGCAACGACGCTTTGACAACCTTGCAAAAAGCAGAAGATAAAATTGAAATAACAGACAATGGTCAAAGAAGTCAATAAAATCCACAAAATCAGAGGATAAAGTAACTCAGAGAGAACAATGAATGAAATCCACAACATACAGAAGGAATTGTTGCTGGAAAAAAGCAACCAAGaaacaatgaaaaaataaaCTGTTACTAAGAGGAACAAATTTTCATAACCAAGTTCTATTGTTGCAGATAAATCCAACAAACCCAGAAAAAAGAGTAATTCAttctgaattattttttttacatgTAAAAAGTGAAGGCAAAAAAGAGTACCCACCAACTAAACCAGAAAGTCCTTGCTCAAGTCATTAAAATATCAACATATTAATAAATGAAAAGAATCGTAGAGGAAAACACATatttcaagttggggacagaGAAAACAATAATGATAGTTAACAGAAGAACAGTGAGAAGGAAATAGCTTCGAAAAGTGGACAATCTCACCTGTTTGAGGAGGTGTGGCTGTTCTTGAGGAAATCTGTAGCCTCATGTAACAATGAGGAAGTATAGATCAAGTGGTGTACCCTTCGAATTGGTTCTGTGGTAAATGGGCATCTGCCGCTCACCCCTGGTTGAAGAAAAGGTAGAAAGTGAAGCACATACACACTTGAGTTAACAAAATACAAATCCATGAAGGTTTCTCCATCACTAAGCTCACAATCAGGGTTAGAGAATAAggaattttcttttcccttttggagagaaggaaagaatattgtattaatgtaaatatagagCAAGAAATTTAAAGACAATTTACATCTACATAAACAGAGACCCCCGAAGCATATCTTCAATACTGCCCTTGAGATTCTTGGGTATGTCATTGATATAAGAAAAAGTTCTATAGAATTGGACTGAGGCCTAGACAAAATGTCTGCAGTCCAATTTGTTTCTCTGTagacaaaacaaaaatttataTCCTGAAATAGAGATCTGAGGTGCCCAATTTTATCCAAGTGCCAACAATTACCATGGAGATAATGATTTCTTTGTACTATAATGAACTAAACACTTCGAATCCAACCTTAATTCTTGTGTATCCCTTGTCAGCTGCCACCATTAGACTCCATCTTGTACCTTCTAGCTCCAACCAACAGACTTTGCTTGGTCAGCACCGCCTGCCAGAATAAACAAAAATTTCTTACTGTAATATGAACCTATGACACCATATCCAGCTCCATCCGATCTCCTTGATCCGACTGTCTTTGGTACGATTTCTATTTCTGAGAAATCATTTATGGGAATAATTGAGGAGCCAGAAATAGAAACTGTTCGGCAACTAGTAGACAGTATAGATTCAAGAGTAAATAGGTTTGGTATGCCAATGTGTCGAATAAATTTTGTATCCCTGATTTTGTTTATTGTAAGTTATATCTTTTTAGAAGTCCATCTGTAGCATCTTTGAACAAATGAGCCTATAAAATACGAATTGGTACCTACTACAAAGTACGCCAAGTAGGTCATGCTGGGTTGTCAAAGTGATCAAAAACAGGCGTAGTGTGCATGCGTTgtggagaaaaaataaaagaactgcTCAACTCAAATGGTAGTCCATCCATAATATTTGTTAACAAAGACATACCAAACAGTtacatagaaaataaaaaacctatcCATAATATTTGTTAACAAAGACATACCAAACAGTtacacagaaaatgaaaaaacacaaTAGACACATTTATTCATCCTAAATCCTTATAGGCTTCCTCAATCTGATCTGCAATTTGTTTCCGATATGTTTCCCATTGCTGTTGTTGCATATTATCTACCACATTTGCGCTGTTCACGTCCTCATAGTCATCACTATCACTAGCGTCATCTTCACTTTCATCATCAAACTCTCCCCTCTCTGCCTTTTCAAATAACCAATCCGATGTCATTTGCTTTCTAATGAAATTGTGTATGGCTACACAAGCAATTACAATCAATACTTGTGTCTTGAAACTATATGTGGGCATCGTCTTCAAAATGGGGAAACGCTTCTTCAAGACGCCAAATGATCTTTCAATAACGATTCTTAATGATGAGTGTGTAAAGTTAAATAACTCCTCAGCTCCTTGTGGTCTTGTATGCCTAAAATCATGTTGATGATATTGAACATTCTTGAAAGGAGCCATATACCCAGGCATATGTGTGTATTCAGAATCAACAAGATAGTGTTTTCCTACAAAATTAAGACTAGAGTTAAAATTTCAAATGACACTCGTATCTAACAAATTTGACAAGGATGAAAAAATTAGAATATGAAACATCACCTGGTGGCGGATGGGGAAACTTTAGACGAGGAGTGTTGATGGCTTCCCATAAGATTCGGTTATCATGTGCTGAACCCTCCCAGCCAGCCCAAATGAAGGTAAAGCACATGTCAAATGAACATGCAGCACATACATTTTGggtaactttattttttctaCTGGATATATATGGTACTTGTTTTGCAAGTGGAATTGACGCGCTTATGTGTGTTCCATCTATTGCACCAATGCAATTGGCAAAGAATGGATAATACTTCTGATTGGATTTGATCTGAAGTGGTGTCTCCTCAAATGAGGGTGGTTGTACCATCTCTCTAGAGAATGTTCGTAGGGCTGCCAATACATTATGGAAGTGACGGCTCACTGTTTCACCCGAATGCTGAAACAATTCTTGGATGACATCATTTCTAACATTGTGAGCCATCATTAAGATGGCCATTGACAACTGTTCCTCCACTGTAATGTTCTTTGTGTTTGCCAATAAACCTCGTTCTTTCAATGCAGACACCAACCCAGTGAAATGCTCCCTAGACATACGAAATAGTCTACGAACCCTTCTTGGAGGTCTATCAGGGCTTAGCATTTCAAAGACCCATGTATGACCTGTGAGTTGGCGTGTATTCATTGGTTGTTTTGTAATTCGGGAAGTCGTTCCATCATCACTGTCTTCATCAATACTTCGCTTGCGCTTCAAATATTGAATTGCATAACCAGTTACAAGAAGTGGCAACAATGAGTCACCACTGGAATCACTGTCGTGTTCCCTATCCATAGTAACTGTTCATACATAACATATCATATTAGACACATAAACCAATTACAACAAGTAGTAACAGATTAACAAAGAATCAACACTGGAATCACTATCGTGTTACCTATCCATAGTAACTGTTTATGCATAACATATCATATTAGGCACATATAAGTCCATCTTCCAAAATACGAAATAAATAAACTACCAACACACATATACTaagtctaaaaaaaaaaaaatagaataagcGACACAAACACATATAAGTTGAAGTGCacacaaaaaaaatgtttatcatgcatatatgataagtCGGGCATAATATGTTATCATAAGAAGAGAGCACTGAGCCATCAACGCCATCCTGATTGAGCCATAAAAGTCTATCTAAACCATCCCAAACTCAATGTACAAAACCCATAAACAATCATACGTCTAAAATAAATTAGGCATAAACAGGCTAAACAATCATCCATCTAGACACAAACATATCAAATAGGGGATCCAGGCTCCTCTCTCGCCTTCCTCTGAATTGTTTTAAGAATCCATCGTCAAGCATCTTAATGAACATCTCTTTTTATTCATTCCTCGAGCACCTTCAAAGTCATCACATTATTGTTACTACTGAGCTCAATTCCCCTCCAAAGAGTCAGGAATCTGAATTGCCTCATCAGTCATCATATGTTGTTTTTGTGTGATTCTTTGGTCcaatccttttttatttttttgatgggtGCTTTGCTCCAATCTTCTCTGCTCTTCCAGAGCAACCACTCTCTTAAGTGCTTCACCGACATTATCATAGCCATCACTCTTCGACCTCTTGGATGAGGATCCAATAGGTTCCTTGctcttttgcttcttttcttcttcttcgtatcTGAAAATTCTACTGGCACTCTGGCAGGACGTCATAATCATCCAAGTTCACTCCTAGTCTTGTTCATAATGGTTCTATATGGTTTATGAACTACGGTGGTAGTGGGTTCTCCAGTGCAAGTCACCAttattggagagagagagaagtaagTCAAGTGGTTTGTTGAGGACCACTAGTACCTGCCTCCATCACATTCTTTAGCAGTAACTAGTAAGTTACAGTTTTGGGGTAACAGAATGCGGCTCTGATAAAAGGGAAACTTTCCCTAGAGAGCAAATATGAAATCCAGTGGTTTTAAGATGAATCAAAATgtagttcttttttcttctttatatatCTAATTACCTACACATTAAgtaatacaacaacaaacttCCAATACATCTGATTCTAGGCAATTAAGCAACCAAAAGGGGAAAGGGTGAGACCAATGCTTTAGCCTCACTTAATCTAACTGCTTGCGAAAAAGTTAGTTATGTGCTTACCTATCAGCCAGTCCATTTCATGGTAAACATCTCTCTCCAAGATCTCGATAATATCTCTGTTTCGCCAAGATTCGAGACAAGACCAGAGGTGATACAGAAATACTACAAGATCTTATGAGTTATCTCGGTCTCGATTCGACTCGGTTGAACCAGACAAACTTAAAGTGacataaatacaccccctcggCGAGATTTCGACCCCAAATTTGAAATCTTGCTCTGTCTCGCCTCTCTCGGTCTGCTGTGAAGAGAAAACACATagttggtgcttttttttttggcaaatcttaCCTCCAACTGAAGATTAAAGCTTGTAGATTCAACATTGAAGTttcaacatcaagagagggaGTTGCATTACATCTAAAGAACACTTTAAGTTAAATATTACttctcaaaaacaaattttttcatagaaacatgaaCAATACTTGTTTGTTGACTATGTAGTTATTATATGTGATACAATGTCCACCGATCTATGGATTGACGGAGGCGgaattattttttagtttttaaatattctgttgaatagcctagggtagacctcacgttcgccgtagactaccaacctagggtccgaagtcaaagtaccattttgggtttgaatttgtaaaaactaatgttttcattgtgtttgaaggcctaaaatagggtggatgtcaagtttcaggacctatcttggTCATATAGCCATTGAAACCCACCACTGAATCTCGACGGGGAAAAAAAcaagatctcaccgagatctcggcagaaCTTGGTTTTGTGGCCTAGCGAAACCAGGGGCAAAATCGAGTTCTAAAACCTTGGTCCATAAGCACATTAATATTACATGCCCGCTCTTCATATTTTATAGATAAAAGAGACGAGAACACTGTCTATGGCCAAGGCTTGAACTGAGAAGCGACTGGGATTTTAGAGCACTGTTTATgcaaacaaaacagaatatgaTGGACCTCAATTCATTGATCACATGTCTCTTTCTGGGTCTTACTACATCAACCTAGTAGCCTAGATTCATCCTTgctcatacttttttttttcacacacCAACCAAAGATCTGCTGCATTAATACTTCTCCGTAGGTATTAGATGTAAACCAAGCATGGTTCAAGAAGTCGTTGGAGTCGGCCGAATTATACCGAAAATTTTCAGTTTCGACCTGGCTCGAGACATAACCAAGGGCAACACTGCAGGTATGCAAAGTGAGGCTTCGACCAAAACCTCCAGTTTTGACTCCAGAAGGGTTTTTGCTGTATTTTGGCCATTCCACTTGTAAATCTTGGTGGAACAGCTTGTTGGAAGCTTCTACAAGTCATCTACATCGAACATTTGGTggatttgggagatttcttgaagattgacaGTTTGATGTATACACTTTTTCCctaaagtatttttttttgcataaaaTAGGGTAAATATGTAGTGGTTagctttaattttttatatggtAGATAACGTAAGCTAATCTACAACTTCATGGAGTTGGATTTAATTTCtggtttaaaattttgattcttGCAACaactttttgaaagaaaaaaaaaaagagttgataCTTGTGGTTGGAGCTCAATTTTATATATGTCAGACACcgttggccgatctacggcctcATGGCGTTGCTTTTTTTTCtgccaaaaaataattattttaattttcaggcATTTTATGTGGAACATAGGCCATCTTTGAGAAATAACTCCACCAGTGTTTTTGTTGTCGATCCCAAGCCCGGAAAAATTGAGGGTTGGTGCGTCAGGCAAGTAGCCAGCACCAAAAAAAACTTTAGCCAAACCCTTTTATATGGATTCTAGAACCTTATATTTTCAATCTTGCGTTAGGGTGTCCCCCGTAAGGGACACGCTAAACTTTGACCTGGGTGTAGTGAACAGTAAGCAAGGGTTAGGTAGGGTGTCCCTATAAGCGGCGCACTGCAACAGCGCTCGGATGCAATGACAAGTAAGCAAGGGTTGTCGCACCATGGACGAGTGCGggtaaagaagctagtccaaaagCGTAGGATTACATTAGTATCTTGGAATATAGGATCTTTAACGGGCAAGAGTCTGGAAtcgatagatgttatgaggagacgaagCATTAATATAGCTTGTATTCAacagactagatggaagggtataAAAAGCTAAAGAGTTGGATGACTTTAAGCTTTGGTATACGGGAATAAAAGTAATAGAAGCGGAGTGGCATAGTAGTGGATAGTGACTTGAAGAAATGATGTGGTGGATGCTAAAAGATTTGGTGATAGTATTATATCCATCAAgtttgtgttggagaaagaggttgtcaatataattagctCACACACCCTATAgcaggattggatgaaagtagtaagttatAATTTTGGGAACatatggatggattagtgcaaaGAATTAATCAaggaaaagattattataggaggtgatctgaatggacatgttggcaGTGATTaaagaggctatgaaggtggACACGGAGGAAATGATTTTGgaaagaggaatgaggaggggacttcagttttagactttgttgtggcttatgatttatctaTTGTGAACAcatactttgaaaagagagtaGCATTTAGATACCTTCAAGAGTGGACATCATAGTAGCCAACAAGATTTCTTTCTAACGAGTAGGTCCAATAGGTTGttatgtaaggattgtaaggttataccgGGGGGGCGCCTAACCACATAAAATAGAATAGTAGTCATGGATATATATCTCATTAAGCCAAGTCATGAGAAAGGTGAGCCTATTTtccctaggataaggtggtggaaattaaaaagagaaatcttcaaatcatttattgataaggtggtcaaacaaggaaggtGGGACTTTGATGGTGACATTAatatgatgtggaatgagatgactGCTTGTAATAGATTGCGAAAGGTGTCCTAGGTGAAATGAAAGGAAAACGTCAttcccctagggagacttggtggtgggatgaggCTAACAAAACTAGTTTTAAGACATAGCAAAGAACTAAAGATGTTGAGGATCTAAAAAGGTGAAATTTgacagaaatgaagctaagaagattgtggtaAAAGCAAGgcggaaaaaaaatatatgaatatctttataacaatttgaGCACAAATGAAGAGGAAAAAGCTCTCTATAAGATAGcaaaaatgagggaaaggaagagtagagatttcgaccatattagatgtattaaaagcgAAGATGGTAATGGACATCAAGGAGATATGGAAGGATTATTTCTAAAACCCACTAAATGAAGACAATTCAAGTGATAGTGTCCCAGAAGACTGCATTACCCATCATGACATCACATGTCATAGATACAAGGTTCTACATATCCGTTTCAAGGCCGGTTTTGTTCAGACCGTAAACCGAGACATGCCGAATCTTGTTTGAAGGTTTCAACACTGAGTTTCAACCCTAGGCCTCCAAGGTTTCGTTTTGACCATGCCCGAAACCAATACAACTCGGAGATTTTGGTCAGTTTTGACTAAAATTTAAGTTCCATGAGTAAATATATACGAAAAATTTGGGTGcctgaaataaaagaagttttaaggaggatgaaagtaggcaacgCACCAGGTTCAGATGGGtccccaatagaagtgtggaagagcttaggcatctgtggtttatcttggctaaccaagttgtttaataacattatgagtacaaggaaaatcacagatgaatgaaggagaagcattgtggttcctatttataaaaataaaagtgatattcagagctgcaataactatagaggcataaaactaatgagccATACAATGTTATTATGGTAGAGAGTTACTGAAACTCgcttgagacaagaaactaccattttggaaaACCAATTTAGTtctatgccaggaagatccatgacaaaagctatttacttaggagactcatggaaagttTAGAGATTGTAAAAAGGATCTCCATGTGATCTATATTGACCTAAAAAAAGCTTATGCCAGAgttcctagagagttaatctggcaagtactagagaagagtagtgtttcaagtaaatatgtggacatagttaaacatatgtataatggtgtggtgactagtgtaagaactgtggggtgTCAAGGCAGTAAATTCCCAACTAAAATTgtgttacatcaaggatcagctttaagtcTTTATTTGATTGCGTTAATCAttgatgatttaactagagacacTCAAGAtcaggttccttggtgtatgctttttgttgatgatattgtttggtagatgagacaaaagcaaggattaacaccaagttggtATTATGgggatcaaccttggaatcaaaaggttttaagataagtagaacgaaaatggagtatatggtgtataactttagttacactaggatggataatgaggaGGTGAAAGTTGACGGGAGGGAGaatccacaaagtgat
This window encodes:
- the LOC122649503 gene encoding putative nuclease HARBI1; this encodes MDREHDSDSSGDSLLPLLVTGYAIQYLKRKRSIDEDSDDGTTSRITKQPMNTRQLTGHTWVFEMLSPDRPPRRVRRLFRMSREHFTGLVSALKERGLLANTKNITVEEQLSMAILMMAHNVRNDVIQELFQHSGETVSRHFHNVLAALRTFSREMVQPPSFEETPLQIKSNQKYYPFFANCIGAIDGTHISASIPLAKQVPYISSRKNKVTQNVCAACSFDMCFTFIWAGWEGSAHDNRILWEAINTPRLKFPHPPPGKHYLVDSEYTHMPGYMAPFKNVQYHQHDFRHTRPQGAEELFNFTHSSLRIVIERSFGVLKKRFPILKTMPTYSFKTQVLIVIACVAIHNFIRKQMTSDWLFEKAERGEFDDESEDDASDSDDYEDVNSANVVDNMQQQQWETYRKQIADQIEEAYKDLG